In a genomic window of Methanogenium sp. S4BF:
- a CDS encoding N-acetyltransferase yields the protein MSFWHPGHSEDEDTMTEDSGIIIRRYTDDDFAAACALNGMGRNEPYAGAVFIRQAGALYGSTFLCAVCEGQVCGYTIGAPVTGGSTAAWVLRLGVLPSHRGRGVGRALMQALLMRVEAAGIPELFLSVHPENRPARSLYDSLGFIVTETVCGYFGEGEDRLIMKKILNTAQTSSLSPCR from the coding sequence ATGTCATTCTGGCATCCCGGCCACAGTGAGGATGAGGATACGATGACAGAAGACTCCGGTATCATCATCCGGCGGTATACCGATGACGACTTTGCCGCCGCCTGCGCCCTGAACGGGATGGGGAGAAACGAACCCTATGCAGGTGCGGTATTTATCCGGCAGGCAGGGGCCCTGTACGGGTCAACGTTTCTCTGTGCCGTCTGTGAGGGTCAGGTATGCGGCTACACCATCGGTGCGCCTGTCACCGGCGGCAGTACGGCGGCATGGGTCCTTCGGCTCGGGGTGCTGCCCTCCCATCGCGGGCGGGGAGTGGGCCGCGCCCTGATGCAGGCCCTGCTTATGCGGGTTGAGGCGGCCGGTATCCCGGAACTGTTCCTCTCGGTACACCCGGAAAACCGGCCTGCCCGCTCCCTGTATGACTCCCTTGGTTTTATCGTCACAGAGACTGTTTGCGGGTATTTTGGGGAAGGGGAAGACCGTCTGATTATGAAAAAGATCCTGAATACTGCCCAAACCTCATCATTATCACCCTGCCGGTGA
- a CDS encoding chorismate synthase translates to MNTFGRYFRCTMFGESHGPALGVVVDGCPPQVPFGTEDLQPLMERRRPGQSPLTSPRQEPDEVEILSGVFEGETTGMPVAMIVRNRDAQSSAYDTLRDTARPGHADLAYHQKYGCRDHRGGGRSSGRETVARVMAGALAMQVLLRRGICIESRICEIGGESSPDRFEATILRAKEEHDSVGGILEVTASGCPPGLGAPAAGKLDAEIAHAMFSIGAVKGVEIGSGFAAARMRGSAHNDAITSAGYLSNHAGGILGGISTGAPVVVRIAVKPTPSIAQPQQTVTLDLKDTTVTVQGRHDPCIVPRIGVVAESMLALVLADALCEQDVILASRPQ, encoded by the coding sequence ATGAATACGTTTGGACGATATTTCCGCTGCACGATGTTTGGCGAGAGTCACGGGCCGGCGCTGGGCGTGGTTGTTGACGGGTGCCCCCCGCAGGTGCCCTTTGGCACTGAAGACCTGCAGCCACTGATGGAACGGCGGCGGCCGGGGCAAAGTCCCCTGACCTCGCCCCGGCAGGAGCCGGATGAGGTCGAGATCCTCTCGGGGGTCTTTGAAGGCGAGACGACGGGTATGCCGGTGGCGATGATCGTGCGCAACCGGGATGCACAGAGCAGTGCATATGACACCCTCCGTGATACGGCCCGGCCGGGGCATGCCGACCTTGCCTATCACCAGAAGTACGGGTGCAGGGATCACCGGGGCGGCGGCCGGAGTTCCGGCCGGGAGACCGTTGCACGGGTGATGGCCGGAGCGCTTGCGATGCAGGTGCTTCTCCGGCGGGGCATCTGCATCGAAAGCAGGATCTGTGAGATCGGCGGTGAGTCCTCACCGGACCGCTTTGAGGCGACCATCCTCCGTGCGAAAGAGGAGCATGACTCGGTGGGCGGGATTCTGGAAGTGACCGCCAGCGGGTGCCCGCCGGGGCTTGGTGCTCCTGCGGCCGGAAAACTGGATGCGGAGATTGCCCATGCTATGTTCTCCATCGGTGCGGTAAAGGGCGTAGAGATTGGCTCCGGGTTTGCCGCGGCCCGTATGCGGGGGTCGGCCCATAATGATGCCATAACCTCTGCCGGATATCTGTCCAACCATGCAGGCGGTATCCTCGGCGGGATCTCGACCGGTGCGCCGGTGGTTGTGCGGATTGCGGTGAAACCGACCCCTTCCATCGCACAACCGCAGCAGACGGTCACTCTTGATCTGAAGGACACTACCGTCACGGTGCAGGGCCGGCATGACCCCTGTATCGTTCCGCGGATAGGAGTTGTTGCAGAGAGCATGCTTGCTCTTGTTCTTGCAGACGCGCTCTGTGAACAGGATGTCATTCTGGCATCCCGGCCACAGTGA
- the aroE gene encoding shikimate dehydrogenase, whose translation MRVVLIGPRGSGKTTIGALLAEAMGYRFCDTDAMVEAAEGMSIPAIFAERGESAFRTAETAAIRSLPPDGVVAATGGGAVLSGGNVQALRAGSLTVFLDADAAVLAARTYRSTRPPLTGLSHTEEVIAVRNARLPLYRGAADFCIDTGALSHAEAVSRIQAFVKERESGAACRALVAFLQQTRMDRNEWEMTGERLCRVEGMPLHGLFAVIGSPCLHSRSPELFTALFAACGVDGVYTRIDWPDLGAIMAAVRAAGVKGLSVTIPFKSDVMQYCDEITADACAIGAVNTMVRCGDGWTGANTDWTGIRQPLAGTPPGDAVVFGAGGAARAAVYALQDLGMAVTVLNRSPDRARSIARSFGCEYGAHDAYNPERTDVIVNATPVGMEGRGGSLLAAGDLRAHHTVFDLVYTPPETLLLRNARAVGCRCIRGTEMFVYQAQEQMRLFTGIGADADMIREILG comes from the coding sequence GTGAGAGTTGTTCTCATCGGCCCCCGGGGCAGCGGGAAGACGACCATCGGTGCCCTCCTCGCAGAGGCCATGGGCTATCGGTTCTGTGACACCGATGCGATGGTGGAGGCGGCAGAAGGGATGTCTATCCCCGCCATCTTTGCAGAGCGGGGTGAATCTGCATTCCGAACGGCAGAGACTGCGGCCATCCGATCACTGCCGCCGGACGGTGTGGTGGCTGCAACGGGCGGCGGTGCGGTCCTTTCGGGCGGCAATGTGCAGGCACTCCGCGCCGGGAGTCTCACCGTATTTCTGGATGCAGATGCAGCTGTCCTTGCGGCCCGGACATACAGAAGCACCCGTCCTCCGTTAACCGGTCTGTCCCACACCGAAGAGGTCATTGCTGTCAGGAACGCCCGGCTGCCGCTGTACCGGGGGGCGGCAGATTTCTGCATTGATACCGGTGCGCTCTCCCATGCTGAAGCCGTCAGCCGGATTCAGGCATTTGTGAAAGAGCGTGAGTCAGGTGCGGCGTGCAGGGCACTTGTCGCATTCCTGCAGCAGACGCGGATGGACAGGAATGAATGGGAGATGACCGGAGAGCGCCTCTGCAGAGTGGAGGGCATGCCCCTGCACGGTCTTTTTGCGGTTATCGGCAGCCCCTGTCTGCACAGCAGGAGCCCTGAGCTCTTCACCGCACTCTTTGCCGCCTGCGGGGTGGATGGTGTCTATACCCGTATTGACTGGCCCGACCTGGGTGCCATCATGGCGGCGGTCCGGGCGGCCGGAGTGAAAGGGCTTTCCGTGACCATTCCGTTCAAATCAGATGTTATGCAATACTGTGATGAGATCACAGCAGACGCCTGTGCGATCGGTGCGGTGAATACGATGGTGCGGTGCGGTGACGGGTGGACCGGCGCAAATACCGACTGGACCGGAATCCGCCAGCCGCTTGCAGGCACCCCGCCAGGTGATGCGGTGGTATTCGGCGCCGGGGGTGCCGCCCGTGCGGCAGTTTATGCCCTGCAGGACCTTGGGATGGCGGTCACTGTGCTGAACCGGTCGCCGGACCGGGCCCGCAGCATTGCCCGCTCTTTCGGGTGTGAATACGGTGCGCATGACGCGTATAACCCTGAGAGGACGGATGTGATTGTGAACGCAACGCCGGTGGGCATGGAGGGGCGCGGCGGCAGTCTGCTTGCGGCAGGTGATCTGCGGGCGCACCATACGGTCTTTGATCTGGTCTATACGCCGCCGGAGACCCTGCTGCTGAGGAATGCACGGGCCGTGGGCTGCCGGTGTATCCGTGGCACAGAGATGTTTGTGTATCAGGCACAGGAACAGATGCGCCTGTTTACCGGCATCGGCGCAGACGCTGATATGATACGGGAGATACTGGGATGA
- the aroA gene encoding 3-phosphoshikimate 1-carboxyvinyltransferase, producing the protein MSLRLSAVSGIDARIRAPASKSYTHRALIAAACADGRSVVRSPLQSEDTGVTITALRQLGAAITDTGDLVVGGTGGNFSASPGCTIDCRSSGTSMRMLVSLALLADAPVRLTGSTRMQQRPVAPLVDALNTIGGRIRYLKEPGFPPVCVDGVFRGGKMEIDASASSQFLSSALMAAPCGATESVITTPLEPASRAYLDITAEVMATFGAPVKREGYRCFSVSPDGYAPASYTVEGDYSSASYFFAMAAVCTGTVEVTHLNPASCQGDRVFLSLLEQMGCRVTSGADSVTVTSDGRLRGITTAMGDAPDVVLTLAAVAPFADGPTTITGIRNLRVKESDRLAAVVRIAALGGAAANVSDNAVTITPGRLPGGGIIDPEDDHRTAMSAAVVALKRGDVGILHPGCVQKSYPGFWDALREGGIL; encoded by the coding sequence ATGAGCCTCCGCCTGTCGGCCGTCTCCGGAATTGACGCCCGTATCAGAGCACCGGCCTCAAAGAGCTATACGCACCGGGCGCTCATCGCGGCCGCATGTGCAGATGGCAGGTCTGTTGTCCGCAGCCCCCTGCAGTCAGAGGATACCGGGGTGACCATCACCGCCCTCCGGCAGCTCGGGGCAGCGATTACGGACACCGGTGACCTGGTGGTGGGGGGTACGGGAGGGAACTTCTCCGCATCCCCGGGATGCACTATCGACTGCCGCAGCTCCGGGACGTCCATGCGGATGCTCGTGTCCCTTGCACTTCTGGCAGATGCACCGGTACGCCTGACGGGGAGTACCCGGATGCAGCAGCGGCCGGTTGCACCCCTGGTGGATGCGCTGAATACCATCGGGGGGAGGATCCGGTACCTGAAGGAGCCCGGGTTTCCACCGGTCTGCGTGGATGGGGTATTCCGGGGAGGAAAAATGGAGATTGATGCCTCCGCAAGCAGCCAGTTCCTCTCGTCTGCCCTGATGGCGGCGCCGTGCGGTGCCACAGAGTCTGTGATCACCACTCCTCTGGAACCGGCGTCACGGGCGTATCTTGATATCACCGCGGAGGTGATGGCCACCTTCGGGGCTCCGGTAAAGAGGGAGGGATACCGCTGTTTCTCCGTATCTCCGGACGGGTATGCACCCGCATCGTATACGGTGGAGGGAGACTACTCCTCTGCCTCGTACTTCTTTGCCATGGCGGCCGTCTGCACCGGAACGGTGGAGGTCACCCACCTGAATCCCGCTTCCTGCCAGGGTGACCGGGTGTTTCTCAGTCTGCTTGAACAGATGGGGTGCCGGGTCACATCAGGTGCCGACTCTGTCACGGTCACATCAGACGGCAGGCTCCGGGGCATCACGACCGCCATGGGTGACGCGCCGGACGTGGTCCTGACGCTTGCCGCCGTGGCACCCTTTGCAGACGGGCCGACCACCATCACCGGCATCCGGAATCTGCGTGTCAAGGAGAGTGACCGGCTTGCGGCTGTGGTGCGTATTGCGGCCCTCGGCGGTGCGGCAGCGAATGTGTCGGACAATGCCGTCACCATTACCCCCGGCAGGCTGCCGGGCGGCGGCATCATCGATCCGGAGGATGATCACCGGACTGCAATGAGTGCTGCGGTGGTTGCCCTGAAGCGGGGTGATGTGGGGATCCTGCATCCGGGATGTGTGCAGAAGTCCTACCCCGGATTCTGGGACGCACTCCGGGAAGGGGGCATCCTGTGA
- a CDS encoding prephenate dehydratase domain-containing protein, with translation MTLCCLGPEGTFSHEMARALTDDEIILLPTVTDVFRAVTEERCDGIVPVENSDAGAVGPVMDCLSRAPVVITGEAYLPVAHHFAATVPAGEITALYAHPQAHDQCLRFIDTLGVPVIHTESNSASALQAASHPGTGAITTEAAASMAGLPLQQRSVQNTQNNTTRFLRISAQRPETRPEMGKCSLIIDPDADRPGLLYDLLREFNRAGLNLTRIESRPSKRGMGNYIFFLDVEIAPGLPEALDAVGTLATVKDLGWYGRLEGRR, from the coding sequence ATGACGCTCTGCTGTCTGGGCCCGGAGGGGACATTCAGCCATGAAATGGCGCGTGCCCTTACGGATGATGAAATCATTCTTCTTCCGACCGTTACTGATGTTTTCCGGGCGGTAACTGAAGAAAGGTGCGACGGCATCGTGCCGGTGGAGAACAGTGACGCCGGTGCGGTGGGGCCGGTGATGGACTGTCTCTCCCGTGCTCCGGTGGTGATCACCGGGGAGGCCTATCTCCCGGTTGCCCACCATTTTGCCGCCACTGTTCCGGCTGGAGAGATCACCGCTCTCTATGCCCACCCGCAGGCCCATGACCAGTGCCTGCGGTTTATTGATACTCTCGGTGTCCCGGTCATCCACACCGAGAGCAATAGTGCAAGCGCTCTGCAGGCCGCTTCCCATCCCGGCACCGGTGCCATCACAACAGAGGCCGCCGCAAGTATGGCCGGGTTGCCCCTGCAGCAGCGCAGTGTCCAGAACACGCAGAACAATACCACGCGGTTTCTTCGCATATCGGCGCAGCGTCCTGAAACACGGCCTGAAATGGGGAAGTGTTCTTTGATCATCGATCCCGATGCAGATCGTCCGGGGCTTCTGTATGATCTCCTGAGAGAATTTAACCGGGCCGGGCTGAACCTCACCCGTATCGAGTCACGCCCGTCCAAACGGGGCATGGGGAACTACATCTTCTTCCTGGATGTGGAGATTGCCCCCGGTCTCCCGGAGGCACTGGATGCGGTCGGGACACTGGCGACGGTCAAAGATCTCGGCTGGTATGGCCGGCTGGAGGGCAGGAGATGA
- a CDS encoding prephenate dehydrogenase/arogenate dehydrogenase family protein has translation MKPDDNTVGIIGGRGEMGRFFRDVFEKEGYRVIVSGRTTALSARDLAQQARIVVVSVPIRDTVAVIDDIAPFLSGGQLLCDLTSIKQGAMEAMLATPAQVLGLHPMFGPGVSSLEGQTVIAVPARCMPATGDEIMGILSRQGARVTVATAAEHDRMMAVIQGLMHFSTLVVAETMREVGASPEALLRYQSPIYQIETGIIGRILGQDAALYGPILQDNPAVREVVTAFSAAAARLQEIVCTRDTEGFAAFFEENAAFFAPVIPASMETTNRLIQGLVER, from the coding sequence GTGAAACCTGACGACAATACCGTGGGCATCATCGGCGGCCGGGGTGAGATGGGGCGGTTCTTCCGGGATGTCTTCGAGAAAGAAGGCTACCGGGTAATTGTCTCGGGGCGCACCACTGCGCTGTCTGCCCGCGATCTTGCACAACAGGCACGGATCGTGGTGGTCTCGGTTCCAATCCGGGATACGGTGGCAGTTATTGATGATATTGCACCCTTTCTCTCGGGGGGACAGCTCCTCTGTGATCTCACTTCAATAAAGCAGGGCGCGATGGAGGCGATGCTTGCCACCCCTGCGCAGGTCCTTGGCCTGCACCCGATGTTCGGGCCGGGGGTGTCGTCCCTTGAGGGCCAGACGGTGATTGCGGTGCCTGCCCGGTGCATGCCTGCCACTGGCGATGAGATAATGGGTATCCTCTCCCGGCAGGGGGCACGGGTGACGGTTGCAACGGCAGCAGAGCATGACCGGATGATGGCAGTCATTCAGGGCCTGATGCATTTCTCCACGCTTGTTGTCGCAGAGACAATGCGGGAGGTCGGGGCTTCACCGGAAGCACTGCTCCGCTACCAGAGTCCGATTTATCAGATTGAGACCGGGATCATCGGGAGAATCCTCGGACAGGATGCGGCACTTTATGGGCCCATTCTGCAGGACAATCCTGCGGTGCGTGAGGTGGTGACGGCGTTCTCTGCCGCCGCAGCACGCCTGCAGGAGATTGTCTGCACCCGTGATACGGAGGGGTTTGCAGCGTTCTTTGAGGAGAATGCTGCATTCTTTGCACCGGTCATCCCCGCGTCCATGGAGACGACAAACCGCCTGATACAGGGGCTGGTGGAGAGATGA
- a CDS encoding 3-dehydroquinate synthase II gives MKTFWVDVRSCGKDCATTAIEQGADALVATEAAPLHALGRVTVIAPDGDLVPGTDVHEVCIDGKAGEEEALRLAEKAPVIVTTTDWSVIPLENLVSQSGRIIAAVRTAEEAQMALTVLERGTAGICLVTDDPAEIIRTAACVRAITPHYDLVPFTVTAISPGIMGDRVCVDTCSLMQEGEGMLIGNTSSAFLLVQAETLENPYVAPRPFRVNAGAVHAYVLMADGKTKYLSEVTAGDRVLVAREDGSTTVAMVGRVKTERRPMVLVEVEHAGMKSSLVLQNAETVRLVGAKGIAISVAALRPGDIVLGHRQQGGRHFGVAVEETIRET, from the coding sequence ATGAAGACATTCTGGGTGGATGTCCGCTCCTGCGGCAAGGACTGTGCGACGACTGCCATCGAGCAGGGGGCAGATGCGCTGGTGGCGACAGAGGCTGCCCCGCTGCATGCACTCGGGAGGGTGACGGTCATCGCACCGGACGGCGATCTGGTCCCGGGAACGGATGTGCATGAAGTCTGTATCGACGGCAAGGCCGGCGAGGAAGAGGCTCTCCGTCTGGCAGAGAAAGCGCCGGTGATTGTCACCACCACTGACTGGTCGGTGATCCCGCTGGAGAATCTGGTCTCGCAGTCCGGCCGCATCATTGCCGCCGTGCGCACCGCAGAAGAGGCACAGATGGCCCTGACCGTTCTTGAACGCGGCACGGCGGGCATCTGCCTCGTCACAGATGATCCGGCAGAGATCATCCGGACCGCTGCCTGCGTCCGTGCCATCACCCCCCACTATGATCTGGTGCCGTTTACGGTGACTGCCATATCTCCGGGCATTATGGGTGACCGGGTCTGTGTGGATACCTGCTCCCTGATGCAGGAAGGGGAAGGGATGCTCATCGGCAATACCTCGTCTGCCTTCCTTTTGGTGCAGGCCGAGACACTGGAGAACCCGTATGTCGCCCCCCGGCCCTTCCGGGTGAACGCAGGTGCGGTGCATGCCTACGTCCTGATGGCGGACGGAAAGACCAAATACCTCTCTGAAGTGACGGCAGGGGACCGGGTGCTGGTGGCCCGCGAGGACGGGTCCACCACGGTTGCTATGGTCGGCAGGGTGAAGACCGAACGGCGGCCGATGGTCCTTGTCGAAGTGGAGCATGCCGGGATGAAATCGTCCCTTGTGCTGCAGAACGCAGAGACCGTGCGTCTGGTGGGCGCCAAAGGCATCGCCATCTCGGTTGCCGCCCTCAGACCCGGTGACATTGTCCTCGGCCACCGGCAGCAGGGAGGCCGTCATTTCGGGGTAGCTGTTGAGGAGACGATACGTGAAACCTGA
- a CDS encoding 2-amino-3,7-dideoxy-D-threo-hept-6-ulosonate synthase, with translation MIGKAIRLERIMNRNTGRSVIIPMDHGFSLGQIYGLHDMPQVISAVSEGGANAIVLHKGMVRHGHRKAGPDIGLIVHLSASTSLNPDPNDKVSVCSVEEAISLGADCVSIHINLGAPNESKMIEEAGVISRQCTRWGMPLLVMIYPRGEGINPTDPAAIGLCVRVAEELGADIIKTSYTGDPESFAAITGACAVPVLVAGGEKGGDLETLRMIREAVGAGAAGVAMGRNAFQRDDPARFIRAITHVVHQGVSPEDALESGV, from the coding sequence ATGATTGGAAAGGCCATCCGTCTGGAGCGGATCATGAACCGGAATACCGGACGGTCGGTGATCATACCGATGGACCACGGCTTCTCGCTCGGGCAGATCTACGGGCTGCACGATATGCCGCAGGTCATCTCGGCGGTGAGTGAGGGCGGTGCGAATGCGATCGTACTCCACAAGGGCATGGTGCGCCACGGCCACCGGAAGGCGGGGCCTGACATCGGCCTCATCGTCCATCTCTCGGCGAGCACCTCCCTGAACCCTGACCCGAATGACAAGGTCTCGGTCTGTTCGGTGGAGGAGGCCATCTCTCTCGGTGCAGACTGCGTCTCCATTCACATCAATCTGGGGGCCCCCAATGAGTCAAAGATGATCGAGGAGGCAGGAGTCATCTCCCGGCAGTGCACCCGCTGGGGCATGCCGCTCCTTGTCATGATCTACCCCCGCGGTGAGGGCATCAACCCCACTGACCCGGCGGCAATCGGCCTTTGTGTGCGGGTGGCAGAAGAGCTTGGCGCTGATATCATCAAGACCAGCTACACCGGTGACCCGGAGAGTTTTGCGGCCATTACCGGTGCCTGTGCGGTGCCGGTGCTGGTTGCAGGCGGCGAGAAAGGCGGCGATCTGGAGACTCTCAGGATGATTCGGGAGGCAGTGGGCGCCGGTGCGGCGGGGGTCGCGATGGGACGAAATGCCTTCCAGCGTGACGACCCGGCCCGGTTCATCCGCGCCATCACGCATGTGGTTCACCAGGGCGTATCCCCTGAAGACGCACTGGAGAGCGGCGTATGA
- a CDS encoding 2-amino-3,7-dideoxy-D-threo-hept-6-ulosonate synthase, whose amino-acid sequence MRGKQIRLERIMNRDTGTTVIVPMDHGVSSGPIAGVIDLDESVNLVAQGGANAVIGHIGLALHGHRKGGPDIGLILHLSASTDMGPDPNNKVIVNTVTNALKMGADGVSVHCNIGADSEARMLEDLGRIAVECMEWGMPLLAMMYPRGPNVLNEKGVDEVKHAARVASELGADIVKTPYTGDPDSFREVTAGCHVPVVVAGGARGDDFATLQMIEGAMEGGAAGISIGRNAFQHPHPDLFVRAMAQVVHEHRSAEEAAEILRAGRGI is encoded by the coding sequence ATGAGAGGAAAACAAATCCGACTGGAAAGAATTATGAACCGTGACACGGGCACGACGGTAATAGTCCCCATGGATCACGGGGTATCGAGCGGACCGATTGCAGGGGTTATCGATCTGGATGAAAGCGTAAATCTGGTGGCACAGGGAGGTGCCAATGCGGTCATCGGCCACATCGGACTCGCCCTGCATGGGCACCGGAAAGGCGGGCCTGATATCGGCCTGATTCTCCATCTCTCTGCAAGCACTGACATGGGTCCGGACCCGAATAACAAGGTCATCGTAAACACCGTTACCAATGCCCTGAAGATGGGGGCGGACGGTGTCTCGGTGCACTGCAATATCGGTGCCGACTCTGAGGCACGAATGCTTGAGGATCTCGGCAGAATCGCTGTCGAGTGTATGGAATGGGGGATGCCGCTTCTGGCGATGATGTACCCGCGTGGGCCGAATGTGCTCAATGAGAAGGGGGTCGATGAGGTCAAGCATGCGGCACGGGTGGCTTCAGAACTGGGAGCCGATATTGTGAAGACGCCCTACACGGGTGACCCGGACTCATTCCGTGAGGTCACTGCAGGCTGCCATGTCCCGGTGGTGGTCGCCGGCGGAGCACGCGGGGATGACTTTGCGACCCTGCAGATGATCGAAGGGGCGATGGAAGGCGGCGCAGCAGGGATTTCCATCGGCAGAAATGCATTCCAGCACCCGCACCCGGACCTCTTTGTCCGTGCGATGGCACAGGTGGTCCATGAACACCGCAGTGCAGAGGAGGCAGCAGAGATTCTCCGGGCAGGAAGGGGCATATGA
- the nadX gene encoding aspartate dehydrogenase, translated as MRRIGLLGCGNVGEIIAHKHEGFVIAALHDAVYARAVAVQDLCGAPAYESFDEFLAQDIDIVVEAASVAAVQAHAEAILLAGKDLVILSVGALTDEPFRDHLKACAAKTGKKIYIPSGAITGLDNLKVCQIAEVSKILLRTTKNPRSLGIEADKPMLLFKGTARDCIRRYPKNINVAVAIELASGHEAEVELWADPNTDRNTHELFVEGEFGDITITVSNRPSPENPATSYLAALSILSLLRNLDNPIQIGT; from the coding sequence ATGCGCAGGATTGGATTACTGGGGTGCGGTAATGTCGGCGAAATCATCGCACACAAACATGAGGGATTTGTTATTGCAGCCCTCCATGACGCAGTCTATGCCCGGGCAGTTGCCGTACAGGATCTGTGCGGGGCTCCGGCGTATGAGTCATTTGATGAATTCCTTGCACAGGATATCGATATTGTTGTGGAGGCCGCATCCGTCGCCGCGGTTCAGGCCCATGCAGAAGCAATTCTTCTCGCAGGAAAGGACCTGGTAATCCTCAGCGTCGGAGCCCTCACGGATGAACCGTTCAGGGACCACCTGAAGGCATGTGCAGCAAAGACAGGCAAAAAAATATACATCCCCAGCGGTGCTATCACCGGACTTGACAACCTGAAGGTCTGCCAGATTGCAGAGGTAAGTAAAATCCTTTTGCGGACCACAAAAAATCCCCGGTCACTGGGCATTGAGGCAGACAAACCGATGCTCCTCTTCAAGGGAACCGCACGCGACTGTATTCGCCGGTATCCGAAGAATATCAATGTCGCTGTTGCCATTGAACTTGCTTCAGGCCATGAAGCAGAGGTTGAACTCTGGGCAGACCCCAACACTGACCGCAATACCCATGAACTGTTTGTCGAGGGCGAATTCGGCGATATTACCATCACGGTGAGCAATCGCCCCAGTCCTGAGAACCCGGCAACCAGTTATCTTGCCGCCCTTTCCATACTGTCATTGTTACGCAACCTCGACAACCCCATTCAGATAGGGACCTAG
- the nadA gene encoding quinolinate synthase NadA — MYTDQLKRIEQLKKENNAIILAHNYQPPEIQDAADIIGDSLELAVKAREVTEDTIVLCGVRFMAETAKVLNPEKTVILPAADAGCPLADFLTPEMVREARLAHPGAAVVLYVNSDTAAKAEADIVCTSANAVDVVRSLKETTILFGPDSNLADYVASQVPEKEIIPLPKGGHCYVHALFTCDDVIAAAEQGCMTICHPECRREVRRGADVVASTGGMVKMAQNADSWMLLTEKGIAYRLEKLYPEKTFLVREDAVCADMKKITLDLLERSLITGEYAVQLPTDLMDRARVPIERMMALRRK; from the coding sequence ATGTACACTGACCAGTTAAAACGTATTGAACAACTCAAAAAGGAAAACAACGCGATCATACTTGCCCATAACTACCAGCCCCCGGAGATACAGGATGCAGCGGATATCATCGGCGACAGCCTGGAACTGGCTGTGAAGGCCCGTGAAGTCACAGAGGACACCATCGTCCTCTGCGGGGTCCGGTTTATGGCAGAGACCGCAAAAGTGCTCAACCCGGAGAAGACCGTCATCCTCCCTGCAGCTGATGCAGGATGTCCCCTTGCAGACTTCCTCACTCCGGAGATGGTGCGGGAGGCGCGCCTCGCCCACCCGGGGGCAGCAGTCGTTCTCTACGTAAACAGTGACACCGCAGCAAAGGCAGAGGCGGATATTGTCTGCACCTCAGCAAACGCAGTAGATGTGGTGCGTTCACTCAAAGAGACGACCATTCTCTTCGGCCCGGATTCAAATCTGGCAGATTATGTCGCATCACAGGTGCCTGAGAAGGAGATCATACCGCTGCCGAAAGGCGGACACTGCTATGTCCATGCACTTTTCACCTGTGATGACGTCATCGCAGCAGCAGAGCAGGGCTGTATGACGATCTGCCACCCGGAGTGCCGCCGTGAGGTCAGGAGAGGCGCCGATGTGGTGGCATCAACCGGCGGCATGGTGAAAATGGCACAAAATGCAGATTCATGGATGCTGCTCACCGAAAAAGGGATTGCATACCGGCTTGAAAAACTCTACCCGGAGAAGACATTCCTCGTCCGGGAAGACGCAGTCTGTGCCGACATGAAAAAGATAACCCTCGATTTGCTGGAGCGCTCCCTCATCACCGGTGAGTATGCAGTACAGCTCCCCACCGATCTGATGGACCGGGCACGCGTCCCCATAGAAAGGATGATGGCACTCCGGCGGAAATAA